The Myxococcus virescens genomic sequence CATCACGGTAGCTGGCCTCGTCCGGGTTGGCGCGCATCCAGCCCACGCGTTCGAGGTACTCCGCGTGAATCCGTTGCTGATCCGCATCCCGCTGAGCCTCCAGCGCGCGACCGCTCGCGCTGCGATAGCTCATGACGGCGGCCAGCAGCACACCCGCGACGATGACGATGACTCCGAAGTAGCGCTTCACGCGGCAGTCTCCTGTGCCTTTGTCCCGGCAGTGATATGAAAAATCCCCAACGTGATCCAGGCCACCGGGACCCACCTGTTCACCACGCCCCTTCCATTGGAGGAAGGAGAGCTGCTGGGCAATCCCCAGGTGGCCTGGGCGGCCTACGGAGAACCATCAGACGGCAAAGCGGTGGTGTTGCTGCACGACCTCGCGCATTCGCACCTCGCGTTGGGCCCGCCGGAGGACTCGGCATACCAGCCCTCCGGCTGGGGACGCGCCCTGGTGGGGGCGAACCTCGCGTTGGACCCCGCCATCACCCCCGTCTTCTCTCCCGGGTTGCTCGGCAGCCCTTTCGGCAGCACGTCGCCCGCGACGGTGAATCCCGCGTCGGGGGAACGCTGGGGGCTCGAGCTGCCGCCGCTCACGGTGCAGGACATGGCGCGCGCCGTATCGGCCACGCTGCGCGCACAGGGGCTGACGAAGGTGCGCGCGCTGGTGGGCGTGGGCCTGGGCGCCCATGTGGCGCTGCGACTGGCGTCACTGTTCCCCGACCTGGCCGAGGGAGTGGTGGCCATCGGCGCGGCGCGCGCGCTGCCCGAAGGCGTGCGCGAGAAGCTGGGCCTGTCCTGGCAGGTGCTGCGCGCGGACCCGGACTACCGGGACGGCCTCTACGCGCTGGACGCGCCGCCGCGAAAGACGATGCGCAAGCTGCGTCTGGACTTCCTGAAGCTGCTCTGCGGGCGTGAGTTCCTGGCCTCCGCGTACCCGGCCCCCGAAGCGGCCCGCGCCGCGCTGGAGGCGGAAGCGGACGCCTTCGCGGACGCCTTCGACGCCGTGTCCTGGGCGTCGCTGTGCTCGGCGTACGCGGGCAGCGACGTGTCGGACGGCTTCTCGCGAATCCGTGCGCGGGTGCTCCTGGTGACGGGGACGTCGGATGCCATGGCCCCGATGAACCGGGTGCGTGACACCTACCACCTGCTGAGCGCGGCGGGCGTGAGCGCCCGTTTCCTCGAGCTGCCGGGGCCCGGGGACCACGCGGCACTGCTCCAGGACGCGGAGCGGCTCCATGGCCCGCTGAGCGACTTCCTGCGGCGGTGCTGACTAGTCCCGATTCACGGCGCCAGAGAGCTTGCCGCGAAGCGCGCCCACCAGCATGCCGATGGCAATCTCGTTGTTGCCGCCGTGCGGGATGATGATGTCCGCGAAGTGCTTGGACGGCTCCACGAAGCCCATGTGCATGGGCCGCACGTGGCGCAGGTACTGGCTCACCACGTGGTCGAAGTCGCGGCCGCGGTCCTTGATGTCGCGGGTGAGGCGCCGGAGGATGCGAAGGTCGTCGTCCGCGTCGACGTAGATCTTCACGTCCATCTCATCCCGGACCTCCTTCATGTGGAGCACCAGGATGCCCTCGATGAGGATGATGTCGCCGGGGTCCACGTTCTTCGTCTGCGGCGTGCGCGACGAAGTGACGAAGTCGTAGACGGGCTTCTGGATGGGATGCCCGGACTTCAGCGCTTGCAGGTGCTGAACCAGCAGCTCCCTGTCGAAGGCATCCGGGTGGTCGAAGTTCACCTCACGCCTGTCCGCCAGCGGAAGGTCCTTCAAGTCCCGGTAGTATGAATCCTGATCGATGAAGGCCACGCGGCAATCGGCCAATGCCTCGCGTACCTTGCGGGCAACGGTGGTCTTGCCGGACGCGGTGCCGCCCGCGATTCCGACGACGAGGGGGGACGCCATGTGGGCGCGACGTATCTTACCAGGACGACCAGCGCAAGGGTTCGGTCCAATCCCGGACAATTCTTCCCGCTATCCCTGGCGGATCAGCCCTCGCGCCCTCGCCGCCTCCAGCAACCCAGGGGCTACCTCCGCCTCGGCCATGGGCCGCACAGCGAGCATTCCCAGGAATTCACCCAAGGCCAGGGGCACCGACATCACGTCCGGTCCTCCCGCCCTGCGCCGCGCGACGAAGGACCAGGGCCCCGGGCCGGGCCTGCGCGCCACCTGGTTCAGCGAATCCAGGCCGGACAGCTCCAACGTGCCACACGCCCACGCACGGGCCGTGAGGTGCCGGCGCACGGCTCGGGCGGAATGGACCAGCTCGGACAGGTCCACGGGAAGCGACCCGACCCGCACGTCCTCCATCAACCCCACCTGCCCTGGCGCGGGGGCGGGCACCCGCCGCGTGAACAGCGACGGCAGCAGCATCTCCAGCGTCAGCGCCGCCGACGCCCCCTCATCCGGTGACTCGCGCAGGCGGCGCATGGCCCAGGACGCGAAGGACTGACCGGGCGTCCGCGCCACGGAGTCGAAGAGCTTCCGGTACTCCTTCGAGCCGGTGAAGGCCGCCAGCCCCTCCCGCGTGCCCGCGAGCAACAACCGGGTGAGCGGCCAATCGCGGTCCAGGACCTCCGCGACCACGGCCAGGCGGAAGTCCTGGTCCGCCAGCGTGCCCGCTTCGTCCTCCACGGAGGCCGCGGGCGCGGCGGCGTAACCCGCGTCGAACAAGGCCCAGGGCTGGCTGTCCTCCGTGAGTGGAGGCACGGCCGCGACAGCCGCCGGTACGCGCCACGTCAGCGGCGGACGCGCTCCCGCGGGCACCAGTTGGCGCAGGCGGCGCAAGGACATCCGGGCGACCTCGGGCGGGTGGCCATCCCCCTCGAAGGTGACGGCTCGCAGCGATGGGCAGCGCGGAATCAACGAGGCCAGCAGGTCGAACAGCTCCTCGCGCACCGGCTGCGTGTGGTCATCCACGTAGAAGCTGCGCGGCCCCCGGTGCGTCACCACGCCTCCGGCGATGTGCAGCTCGACGACCTGGTCGAGCGGAAAGCCGTCCAGCCCCGTCTCCAATGGCAGTCCCGCGGAGAGCTGATGGCTGAGCAGGTGCCCCAGGTCGAGCAGCAGCGGCGCCCCGGTGCGCGCGTGCAGCTTCGCCATGAAGTCGAGCACATGCCACTGCCCGCGCCGCGCGAGCACCGCGGGGTTCTCCAGCGCGAGCGGCACGGACAGGTGTTGCTGGACCTGGAGCGCGTGGGACACGCACGCCTCCAGGCCCGCTTCGTTGAAGGGCGGCGTGAAGTAGAGGTAGCCCGGGAAGGGCTGCCCATCCACGTGCCACCAGCCCACGTCGTTGCCCACCCAGGGGCTCTCCACGGCGCGCGCGTGGGCGTCCAAATCCCTCAAGGCCTGGACGGGCTCCAGCGCGGGCCCCCAGAGGTTGAGGTGGACGGGATGGAAGAGCACCGGGACGTCCTGGCGACGGCGCCACATCTCCGGGAACAGCGAGGCGTGCGCCTTCGACTCTTCCAAGGAGAGCGGCGCACTGTACTCCACGTAGTCGAAGAGGCCCGGTGACTCGTCCAGCAAGCGGTAGGGCTGCGGCACGTCCGCCACGCTCAGGTTGCTGCTCAACCCCAGGCCCCGCCAGGGCAGTGTCCACGTCTCGGAAACCGCATGCGTCATGCGCTCAACGTAGACGCGCCCCGCGTCCACCGCCACCCGCGACTGCCGGGCAGTGGCGCGATGAACGCACCCGAGGTCGGGTATGCTCGCCGATTCCCCTCACCCCAGGAGCCGCGATGCCCGCCCCCTCACGCGTCGAGATAGATGAGTCCAACGCGCAGTACCGTGGAGCCTGGAGGCGCTTCGCCCTGGGCAGCAAGTCGGGTGAAGTGGTGGAGCGACCCGAGGTCTACATCACCGCCTGCCACGTCGCCTGGTCGATGATGAACTCCGCCTTCCTGCGCGCGCCCGTCGAAACGGAACAAGCGCTGGCGGCCGCGGCGGCCTCGGCGGCGCGCTACTTCTCCGCCGGTAGACATGGCTGGAGCTTCGTCGTCTGCGACGACTGGCTGGCCCCCTCCATGCGCGACAACGCGCCATCCATCCTCGCCTGGTACGGGCTCAAGTCCGAGATGGACGTCACCGGCATGGTGGCGGACCGGCTGGCGCCCTCCATTCACCCACGGCCTCCGTTCACCATGCGTCCCGTCACGGATACGTGGGGCCGGCAGGCCGTGGCCGACATCAACGCCAACGTCTACGACGTCCCCCGCCACTTCGGCCGTGAAGCCTTCGACGAGGACACGCTCTACACCCCGGACTGCCAGGGCTTCGTGGCGTGCCGCGACGAAGAGGCCGCGGCCAGCACGGTGGTGCTGCGCGTGGATGCCGCCGCCTACGTCGCCCTGGTGGCGACCCAGCCGCAATACCGCCGGCAAGGTGCCGCAGAGGCCGTGATGCGACATGCGCTGGCCAAGGCCCATCAGGACTGGGGCACCGAGCGCACCGTCCTCCACGCCACGAGCGAAGGCGAGCCTGTCTATACCCGCATGGGCTACCGGCCGGTGACGCGCTTCCGCATGTACATGGCGCCTCCACCAGGCCAGGGCTGAGCCACACACGGTGCTCGGCACGGGGGAGTAAAAACAGACTCACGCCATTTCGAGCGAGTGACTGGCTTTTTCTACCGAGCTTGAAAGCCAGCCGCTCCGTCGCATTGAAGAATGCCGCTCTCGCATGAACTGCGGCCCACATTCTTCGATGGCGGGGAGGTTGTGGCAGACTGATCCGTGAGGGGGCTTGCTGCACGTCTTGCATCGCCCAGCCACACGGAGTCCGCACATGGCCAAGTGGGATGATCTCGTCCTGGCGATTCCACCGCACGCGGGCGGCAGGTCTCAGGCTCCCGCCGCGGTCACGCTGCTGGAGACACTCCTCGGCCTTCACGAAGCACAGCTCACCCTCCTTCGCGGGTTGCATCGCGACGTCCGGCCGCTGCAGGAAGGTCCCTTCCTGGCCGGGCGGCTCCACCTGGACGCCGTGCGTGCCCCTCAGGCCACCCGCGACGAACAGCTGGAGCGGCTGAAGTCCGCGCGGAGCTGCTTCACGGAAGCCATGGGCACCGAGCGCGACAAGGCGCGGCTGTCGTTCATCGCCCTGCACCTGGGCCTCTGCTGGCTGCTGCTGGGCGCGGAGCGGGATGCGCGGGAGTGGACGCAACTGGCCCACCGCACGGCCGTGGAGGCCATGAAGGACATCCTGGTGGAAGCCTCGAAGCACCAGGGCCTCACCCAGAACCGGTACCTGGATCCGGCGCTCACCTTCTTCATGTTCTTCACCAGCACGGCCACGCTGGGCGCGGGCTACCTCTTCTGGGACCGGGTGCTCAGCAAGCGCACGGGCACGGTGATGCGGCGCGCGCTGGGGCAGATGCAGGCGCTGGCGGACTACGTGGACATGCTGGGCGAGGTCCGCCTCCGCCTGGGCGAGCTCCCCCATGACGTCGCCCGATACGAGCTGACCCACGGCGTGGACGAACGGCAGTCCGTCGCCCGCATCACCATCCGGAAGCTCATCAACGACCGGGAAGCCATCTACTTCAACGGCCGGGAGACCCGGAAGGTCACCTGGAATGACCAGGAACGCTCCGAGGTCATCACCCGCGAGCTGATCTGACGCCGGGCGCTGTCACCGTCCCGTCAAAACCTGTTTTCAGGATTGCCTCGGCGATACGTCAGACCGGCCCGCCATAGTAGCGGCACTTCCTTGATGGGGGCGAAGGTGACGGCGCAGACGATGCTCGTGTTCATTCCAGTGATTCTCCTACTCGCCGCGGCGGTTGCGATTCCGCGGCCCCGCCGGCGCTCACGCCGGTAGTCGTAGTCACGGCCGGGGGTGCGCCCCGGCCGTCTCCCTGGCCCGGGCGGGTGTAGAGTGCGGCAGTCGTCGCAACCCTCCCCTCCCGAGCAGCCGTGGCCGAACGTCCCACAGTCCTGGTCGTCGACGATGATCCTCACCTGAGGGAAATCGTCCGCTTCGCGCTGGAGCAGGGAGGCTTCCGGGTGGATGAGGCCGCCGATGGCCGCGCCGCCCTGAAGCAGGTCGACCGCGCCCTCCCAGCGCTCATCGTCCTGGACATCATGATGCCGGAGCTGGACGGGCTGGCCGTGTGCCGTGAGGTCCGGCGCAAGCACGAGCTGCCCATCGTCTTCCTCTCCTCGCGGGATGACGAGGTCGACCGCATCCTGGGCCTGGAGCTGGGCGGCGACGACTACCTCACCAAGCCCTTCAGCCCGCGCGAGCTCGTGGCGCGCGTGAAGGCGGTGCTCCGGCGCGCACGGCCCGCGCCGGTCCCGGAGGTCGAAGCGCCCGCCGCGCGGATGCAGTCCCGAGGGCCGCTCCGCATGGACGCGGAGCGCTGGCGCGCGTGGTGGCAGGACACGGAAGTGGTGCTCACGGTGACGGAGTTCCAGCTCCTGGCCACGCTGCTCCGAGTCCCCGGCAAGGTCTTCACCCGGGATGAGCTGATGAACCGCGTCTACGACGACGTGGTGGTCAGCGACCGGACCATCGACAGCCACGTGCGCCGGGTCCGGCAGAAGTTCGCGAGCGCGGGCGGAGACGTCATCGAGACGGTGCATGGCCTTGGCTATCGGCTCGCCCTCCCCTGAGCGCCGCGCGCGCCCGCGCTTGTGGCTGGTGTTCGCCGCCGTGGGCATCGCGGGGTTCGCCCTCACGCTTGCGGGGCTCGCCTTCGTGCGCGTCTACGACAACCAGCTCATCCGCCAGACGGAGTCGGAGCTGATTGCCCAGGGCGCGGTGGTCGCGGAGGTCTTCCGCGAGCGGATGCGCGCCACCGTGCTAGAGGGCGCATACGGCCGCGAGCGCACCGCGCCCTGGCCCTTCCCCATTCCCGACGACACGCGCCTGCGCCCCATCCTTCCGTCACTCAGGGCCTCGGATGCATCCCTGCCGCCGGGCGACACGCCTCGGCCTTCGCGCGTTCCCGCGGAGCCGCTGTCACAGGCGGCCGGACTGCAACTGACGCCGCTGCTCGAACAGGTGCGTGCGGCGACCCTGGCCGGCATCCGCGTGGTGGACACCGAAGGCGTGGTCGTGGCCAGCAGCAGCCCCGCCCTCCTGTGGACGACGCTGGCGGACCGCACGGAGGTCCAGCGGGCCCTGCGCGGAGAACCCGCCAGCGTGCTGCGCCGCCGCGTCGCCGATCCCGAGGACACCCCGCTGGCGTCGCTCAGCCGTGACACCGGCATCCGCGTCACGGTGGCGCTGCCCGTGCTGGAAGGCGATCGCGTCTGGGGCGCGGTGGTGCTGACACGCACGCCCATGACGTTCGCCAAGGCGACGTACGCGGACCGGTGGAACCTCACGGCCACCGGCTTCGTGTTGCTCGGCGCGGTGGCGCTGATGTCGCTGGCCGCCGCCGCGCTGGTGGGCCGGCCGGTGCGCGCGCTGGTGAAGCAGACGCGCGCCATCGCCATGAGCGACCCTTCGGGCTTCGAGCCCATGGCGCGCCCCGTGGTGGCCGAGCTGGCCGAGCTCTCCGAGTCCCTGGCCGGCATGGCCACCGCGTTGCGAGACAGGAACCAGTACATCCGCTCCTTCGCGGCCAACGTGTCACACGAGTTCAAGACGCCGCTGGCCTCCATCCAAGGCGCTGTGGAGCTGCTGCGCGACAGCGCCGACGCGATGTCCCCCGAGCAGCGCGCGCGGTTCCTCGCCAACGTGGACGCGGATGCCCGCAGGCTCACCCGACTGGTGCAGCGCCTGCTGGAGCTGGCCCGGGCGGACTCCATGACGGCCACGCCCGCGCAGGTGGAGCTGGGCCCGCTGTTGGAGGGGCTCGCCCTCCGCGCCCGCGCTGACGGTGCCACGGACATCCATGTGACGGCACCACCCACGGGCCTGAAGGTGAGCCTCCCGCAGGAGGTGCTCGACGACGTGCTGTGGCAGCTCGTCACCAATGCCCGCCAGCACGGTGGCGACACCGTCCGCGTGGACCTGTCGGTGGAGCAGGCCCCGGAGGCGGACCTCGTGCGCGTGGTGGTGAAGGACCGAGGCAAGGGCATCTCCGAGTCCAACCGTGCGCGCATCTTCGACGCCTTCTTCACCACCGCCCGCGAGCGAGGCGGCACGGGCCTGGGCCTGACGATTGCCCAGTCCATGCTGCGCGCCTTCCACGCGAGGTTGGAGCTGCTTCCTTCCGACACGGGCACCACCTTCGCGGTGGTGGCGCCCGTGCCCCGGCTTCAACGGAAGTAGCTGTCGGAGATGTCCACGGAGTAGCCCAGCTCCAGCGTGGGCGAGGACGCGGCCACCAGGAACTGGCGGAAGTGCAGCGCCTTTCCGGGCAGGCCCGACGCCCCCGCGGCCACGGCTTCCGTCGACTCGTACTGCTCCAGGCTGCCGCCCTCGCGGCGGTAGTTGAACACCGCGGGGAAGTGCGCGCGTGCGCGGAGCTCCGCCACCGGCCAGGAGACTCGCGGCAACGCCAGCTTCAACCGGCCGGAGAGGTGGAACACGCCCAGCTCTCGCGACAGCACCACCTCCAGCGTCCCGCCCGTCTCTCCCAGCCGCGCCGGAGCGGCCTTCAACGCCAGGGTGCCGTTCTCCGACTCCACGGGGACGGGAATGGCATTCAGGGTGACGCGCTCCAGCCGGTGTCCTTCCGGCAGCACCAGCTCCAGCGGCTGCTCGCGATCCAGGCTCAGCGCGTAGCTGACGCGCAGCGTGGCTCGGCCTTCCAGCGTGGACACCCAGGACGCGGTGGCCTCGGTGATGCGCGGCTCCAGCGGCGGGCGCACCTGCTGCTTCTGGCTTTGTGCCACCCGAGCCACCGCCGCGCGCCAGCCCACGCGCAGCATGCCTTGCACCGGATACACGGCGTGGGACTCGCCTCCCATCGAAGCCAGCGGCTCAGTGAGCGTGAAGACGGACGTGTCCGCCTCCAGCGCCAGCGGCACCGGGGACGCGTGGGGCCCGAAGCGCAGCTGGGCCCGGCGCTCCGGCCCCGCTCCGGGCGAGCGGATGGAGACGCCCACGTCGAAGACGTAGCGCCCGGCCTTCCGCGTGAGCAGGCAGAGGTACCCGTCGACGACGCCCACGGTGCCTTCCTCCAACGAGGGCAACGTGGCCGGGTACGTGTCCGCGTCGAGTTGGAGCAGGCGCACCTGCGTCCAGCGTCCGTCCGCGAGCACCTCCACGTCGAAGTGTCCGTCCACGAAGAGGGCATCCGCCGTGAGCCGGCCCTTGAGCTGGCTCTTCACCAGGGCCTCCATCGGAGGTGCTTCAGCGGGAGCCGCCTGGCGCTGCGCGTAGAGGGGAATCAACTCCTGAAGCGGCACGGTGGCGGTGCCGGAGGGAGACCTGGCGGCCGAGCCATCGGCCGTGGTCAGCAGGAGTCCAACGAAGAGCGGTACGGTCCACATGGCGGAATCAGCTCGCTTCCGGGGTGACAGGGGTGGAGGCAGCGGGAGCCACGGCGGCGCGCGGAGGCTCACCGGGCAGGGACAAGTCGGAGAGGAAGGCCCGCACACCAGCGCGGGTGGAGAGCACCATCAGCCCCAGCAGCGCGGCGAGGATCTCCAGCGTGTAGATGAGGCCGGTGTAGCCCTGGAGGATGACGGCGCCGGTGGGGACCACCAGCGTGGCGCCCCACAGCCCCGCGAGCACGGACGTCCGTTCCTTCGGGAAGAGCCAGCGGACGTACACCACCACCGCCGCGCCCAGGCCCACCGCGCAGAGGGCGTAGGCGGCGTAGAAGTTCATGAAGGCCGCCAGGTACGCCAGCAGCACGAAGAAGAAGCCGTACACGGACGCCAGCAGGTACGTCTCGTGGAGCGCGAGCGAACGGCGGTGGCGCAACCCCAGGGCCGCGAGCAGCGCGAGCAGCCCCAGGAAGGGAACCCAGGCCCGGGTCGCCATCGTGCCCACCAGCGCGTCGAACGTCTTCTCCGACGGGAGGATGACGCCCAGGTTCACTCCCGACTCCAGCGACTGGAAGGCCCAATCCAGCGTCACCGCGTCGGCCGTGGTGTTCACCGACGACGCGGCCAGCACACCCGACGGGTAGTCGTAGTTCTCTCCTCCTTCGACGGCGACGTGGACGCGCACGTCCCGCGCGGGAAGCGCTGGATCCAGGCGGTACACGAATGAGTTCAGCCCCCGGGCGCGGTAGCGGATGGTGAAGCGGGACGTGGCGCCCTTGGCGATGCGGCCCGTCCACACCAGCCGGTTGCCGGACTCGCCCAGGTCCAGGCTGGACTCCGTGCCGTCGACCAGGAACTGGAGCTCCGACAGCAGCACCTGCGACTTGTCCATCTCCATGGGGAAGATGAACGCCACGTCGATGTCGGTGCTCTCGCGGTTGACCACCGCGTAGTCGGCGTTGAGGGTGAAGTCGAAGCCGGAGAAGTAGCGCAGCCCGCGCTTGCGGTAGTTCATCTTCGCCTGCACCTCGACGTGCTGGCGGTCGAAGGGCAGCGGCTTCAGCTCGGTGAAGATGGTGCCGCTGTGCACGTAGCGCAGGGACGGCGCGGGCTGGGTGA encodes the following:
- the udk gene encoding uridine kinase, giving the protein MASPLVVGIAGGTASGKTTVARKVREALADCRVAFIDQDSYYRDLKDLPLADRREVNFDHPDAFDRELLVQHLQALKSGHPIQKPVYDFVTSSRTPQTKNVDPGDIILIEGILVLHMKEVRDEMDVKIYVDADDDLRILRRLTRDIKDRGRDFDHVVSQYLRHVRPMHMGFVEPSKHFADIIIPHGGNNEIAIGMLVGALRGKLSGAVNRD
- a CDS encoding GNAT family N-acetyltransferase — translated: MPAPSRVEIDESNAQYRGAWRRFALGSKSGEVVERPEVYITACHVAWSMMNSAFLRAPVETEQALAAAAASAARYFSAGRHGWSFVVCDDWLAPSMRDNAPSILAWYGLKSEMDVTGMVADRLAPSIHPRPPFTMRPVTDTWGRQAVADINANVYDVPRHFGREAFDEDTLYTPDCQGFVACRDEEAAASTVVLRVDAAAYVALVATQPQYRRQGAAEAVMRHALAKAHQDWGTERTVLHATSEGEPVYTRMGYRPVTRFRMYMAPPPGQG
- a CDS encoding alpha/beta fold hydrolase; protein product: MIQATGTHLFTTPLPLEEGELLGNPQVAWAAYGEPSDGKAVVLLHDLAHSHLALGPPEDSAYQPSGWGRALVGANLALDPAITPVFSPGLLGSPFGSTSPATVNPASGERWGLELPPLTVQDMARAVSATLRAQGLTKVRALVGVGLGAHVALRLASLFPDLAEGVVAIGAARALPEGVREKLGLSWQVLRADPDYRDGLYALDAPPRKTMRKLRLDFLKLLCGREFLASAYPAPEAARAALEAEADAFADAFDAVSWASLCSAYAGSDVSDGFSRIRARVLLVTGTSDAMAPMNRVRDTYHLLSAAGVSARFLELPGPGDHAALLQDAERLHGPLSDFLRRC
- a CDS encoding sensor histidine kinase; the encoded protein is MALAIGSPSPERRARPRLWLVFAAVGIAGFALTLAGLAFVRVYDNQLIRQTESELIAQGAVVAEVFRERMRATVLEGAYGRERTAPWPFPIPDDTRLRPILPSLRASDASLPPGDTPRPSRVPAEPLSQAAGLQLTPLLEQVRAATLAGIRVVDTEGVVVASSSPALLWTTLADRTEVQRALRGEPASVLRRRVADPEDTPLASLSRDTGIRVTVALPVLEGDRVWGAVVLTRTPMTFAKATYADRWNLTATGFVLLGAVALMSLAAAALVGRPVRALVKQTRAIAMSDPSGFEPMARPVVAELAELSESLAGMATALRDRNQYIRSFAANVSHEFKTPLASIQGAVELLRDSADAMSPEQRARFLANVDADARRLTRLVQRLLELARADSMTATPAQVELGPLLEGLALRARADGATDIHVTAPPTGLKVSLPQEVLDDVLWQLVTNARQHGGDTVRVDLSVEQAPEADLVRVVVKDRGKGISESNRARIFDAFFTTARERGGTGLGLTIAQSMLRAFHARLELLPSDTGTTFAVVAPVPRLQRK
- a CDS encoding DUF692 domain-containing protein, with translation MTHAVSETWTLPWRGLGLSSNLSVADVPQPYRLLDESPGLFDYVEYSAPLSLEESKAHASLFPEMWRRRQDVPVLFHPVHLNLWGPALEPVQALRDLDAHARAVESPWVGNDVGWWHVDGQPFPGYLYFTPPFNEAGLEACVSHALQVQQHLSVPLALENPAVLARRGQWHVLDFMAKLHARTGAPLLLDLGHLLSHQLSAGLPLETGLDGFPLDQVVELHIAGGVVTHRGPRSFYVDDHTQPVREELFDLLASLIPRCPSLRAVTFEGDGHPPEVARMSLRRLRQLVPAGARPPLTWRVPAAVAAVPPLTEDSQPWALFDAGYAAAPAASVEDEAGTLADQDFRLAVVAEVLDRDWPLTRLLLAGTREGLAAFTGSKEYRKLFDSVARTPGQSFASWAMRRLRESPDEGASAALTLEMLLPSLFTRRVPAPAPGQVGLMEDVRVGSLPVDLSELVHSARAVRRHLTARAWACGTLELSGLDSLNQVARRPGPGPWSFVARRRAGGPDVMSVPLALGEFLGMLAVRPMAEAEVAPGLLEAARARGLIRQG
- a CDS encoding response regulator transcription factor → MAERPTVLVVDDDPHLREIVRFALEQGGFRVDEAADGRAALKQVDRALPALIVLDIMMPELDGLAVCREVRRKHELPIVFLSSRDDEVDRILGLELGGDDYLTKPFSPRELVARVKAVLRRARPAPVPEVEAPAARMQSRGPLRMDAERWRAWWQDTEVVLTVTEFQLLATLLRVPGKVFTRDELMNRVYDDVVVSDRTIDSHVRRVRQKFASAGGDVIETVHGLGYRLALP